In Phlebotomus papatasi isolate M1 chromosome 1, Ppap_2.1, whole genome shotgun sequence, the following proteins share a genomic window:
- the LOC129798965 gene encoding protein SEC13 homolog, whose protein sequence is MVSVLNSVDTGHEDLIHSAEVDYYGLRLATCSSDHTVKVFDIKGGNHRQIAELRSHCGPVWQVAWAHPRFGNILASCSYDRKVIVWKEADDWAKCYEYGNHDSSVNSVAWAPPEHGLILACGSSDGTISILTCNTALDTWEAKRIPNAHTIGCNSVSWCPASLPDASFDQSVSKATPAVKRLVSGGCDNFVKIWREDGDRWIEESRLELHTDWVRDVAWAPNIGLPHTQIASCSQDKRVIVWNSDNHVNWTPTVLNVFDDVVWNVSWSATGNILAVSGGDNNITLWKENNDRQWICISNDSNPPLTSNGAEKNL, encoded by the coding sequence ATGGTGTCAGTGCTGAATTCTGTCGACACGGGCCATGAAGATTTGATCCACAGTGCAGAGGTGGATTACTACGGATTGCGTCTGGCCACATGCTCGTCCGATCACACGGTGAAGGTGTTTGACATCAAGGGCGGGAATCACCGGCAAATTGCGGAGCTGAGGAGCCACTGTGGGCCCGTGTGGCAGGTTGCCTGGGCACATCCGAGATTCGGCAATATCCTGGCATCGTGTTCGTACGACAGGAAGGTGATTGTGTGGAAGGAGGCGGACGATTGGGCAAAGTGCTATGAGTATGGGAATCACGATTCTTCGGTGAATTCTGTGGCTTGGGCACCTCCGGAACATGGCTTGATTCTCGCTTGTGGCTCCTCTGACGGCACCATTTCCATCCTTACGTGCAACACTGCCCTGGACACGTGGGAagccaagagaattcccaatgCTCACACAATTGGCTGCAACTCGGTCAGTTGGTGTCCGGCTTCGCTTCCGGACGCCTCATTTGATCAGAGTGTCTCGAAGGCGACCCCTGCTGTCAAGAGGTTAGTTTCCGGAGGTTGCGACAACTTCGTGAAGATCTGGAGGGAGGACGGAGATAGATGGATTGAGGAAAGTCGCCTGGAGTTGCACACGGACTGGGTCAGGGATGTAGCTTGGGCACCCAATATTGGGCTACCACATACTCAGATCGCCTCCTGTAGCCAGGACAAGAGGGTGATTGTGTGGAACAGCGATAATCATGTCAACTGGACACCCACCGTGCTCAATGTCTTCGACGATGTGGTTTGGAATGTCAGCTGGTCAGCCACTGGGAACATCCTGGCGGTGTCCGGAGGTGACAACAACATCACGCTGTGGAAGGAGAACAACGATCGCCAGTGGATCTGCATCAGCAACGACTCCAATCCGCCACTGACCAGCAACGGGGCTGAGAAGAATCTCTGA